The nucleotide window GAATGCTGCAGTCGCTGGAGCTCCTCATCGGTCAGCTCCCGCACGAGCTTCCCCGGGCGCCCCAGGATCAACGAGCGCGGCGGAAAGCTTTTGCCTTCCGTGACGAGCGTCCCCGCCCCTACGATCGAATCCGCGCCGATGGAGACGCCGTCCATGAGGACCGCGCCCATACCGATCAGGCCGTTTTCGCCGACGGAACACCCGTGCAGCATCACCATATGCCCGATCGTCACGCGGTTCCCGAGGGTCGTGCCGAACTTCCCGTAGGTGCCGTGAATGACGCTGCCGTCTTGGACGTTGGACTCGCGACCGATCTTGATCGGCATGACGTCACCCCGAATCGTGACGTTGTACCAGATGCTCGATTTTTCCTGGATCTCGACGTCGCCAATGATCGCGGCGTTCTCGGCCAGAAACACCGAGGGGTGAATCCGGGGAGTGAAACCGCGCACTGTGCGTATCCAAGACATTGAACGATCCTTTACTGCAAAAATTCGTGATTCTTCTTCAAGCCCACCTGGGCCCGCTTCAGATCTTCCGCCATGCCTTGCAGCTCATTGGCCATGGCCTGACTGCGCAGGATGAACTCTTTCGAGGCGTAGATGGGGACCTTCAGCGCCAAGCACAAAGACAAAGCCCCCGCCGCGGGCAGAAGCAGCGTCTTCAAATGCGGGTGATTTTCAAACGTCAGCCGCAGAAGTTGTTTCTGCCCCTGAATATCCTCGAAGGTCGCTTTTTTGATTTTGATCCCGACGCTTTCAAAAATCGCGGCCGCACCTTTGTGCGGTCCCGTGAGCTCCAGATGGGGCTGCGACTGTCCGAGCGTCAGCCCCGCCTCGAGCGGACTGAGCGGCACCGGCAGCGACAGATCGCCGAAGCCCTCAAACGCGCTCTCTTTCAACAGGAGCACCGGCAAAAGCCCTTCGCCCATGATCTGGACGCCGAGGGGTTTCAGTTGAATGGGTTTCGATTCGCGAGCCCTCATCATCCGTTCAACACCCTTTCCCCGTGAAGGACCGCCGGGAAGGCGCGCAGGATCTTGATCGGAATGGTCTGACCGATGAGCTCTTTGGGACCGGTGAAGTAGGTGAGTTTATTCTGCGTGGAACGACCGGAAAGATTTCCGCGGTTCTCATCCATCTTCTCGACCAGGATGTCGAGCGTCTGCCCGACGTATTTCTCGGCGTCGTTTTTCGCCCAGACGTCGTGCGCTTTGAACAGACGATCCAGACGGTCGGACTTGGTGTCCTCATCGATCTGCCCGTCAAAACGCGCGGCCTTGGTGAGTTTACGGGGGGAGTACTTGAACGCGAAGATCGTCTCGAAACCCACCTCTTCGACCAGCGAAATGGTGTCCAGGAACTCCTCTTCGGTTTCACCGGGGAAGCCCACGATGATGTCCGTCGACAGCACCACGTTCGGGATGGCTTTACGGATCATCGCGATTTTTTCCAGATACTCTTCGCGGGTATAGCCACGATTCATGAGGTTCAAGATGCGCGAGTTCCCGCTCTGAAAAGGCAGATGGACATACTCGCAGACCTTAGGCTGATTGCGATACATAACCTCAACCAATTTTTGGTCGAAGTCTTTCGGATGCGACGTCGTGAAACGGATCCGCTCAATCTCGGTTTGCGTGGCCAAGGCCTCGAGCAGGTCGGCGAAGTCGGCCCCGCACTCGGACTCGTAGGAGTTCACGTTCTGACCCAGGCAGGTCACTTCCTTCACGCCACGTTTCACGAGCGCTTTCACGTCGTTGATGACGTGCTGGAGCGGACGGCTTTTTTCGCGGCCGCGGGTATAAGGAACCACGCAGAAGGTGCAGAAGTTGTCGCAGCCCTTCGTGATGTTCACGAAGGTCGAAACCCCCGGCGCGCGCGCGAGCGTCTCGACGTGATAGGGCGCGCGGTGCTGAAAGCGGGTCTCGACGACTTTCCCCGACTCCAGGCGTCCGATGATTTCGGGAAGCTGGTCGATGTTGTCGGTCCCGAAAACGAAGTCGATGATGGGTGCGGACTTGATCAGGTTTTCTTTTTCGTGGGAGCCCACGCAGCCGCCGACGCCGACTTTGACATTGGGGTTGCGCTCTTTGAGTTTCCGGAATTTCCCGACCTCGGAGTAGACCTTGTGAACGGGCTTTTCACGCACCGAGCACGAGTTGATGATGATGAGCTCCGCCTGTTCGGGGGACGTGACCGGCGTGTAGTTCTGCATTTCGAGCAGCGAGTACATCCGTTCCGTGTCGTTCACGTTCATCTGACACCCGTAGGTCGAAACGTAAACGCCACGTTCGATCGCGGGAGTCAGGGATTTGGAGTTTTGCGCTGGGGTCACCGCACCGACTGTATTTTCGGGGGTTCCAGGAACATCCGTCATGACTTCTCCTGATTCTGTTAAGGGCGCAATCTCACACAGCTTTTTCGGGGGGTCAAACCCCGTCCGGCACGGTCATTTCTTTTTTGCTCGAAGCCCATTGCTGCTTTCCGTCATTTGGGCTAGATTGCCGCTCCATGGATGCTAGAAAATCGAGCTCGAAGAAGTGGACCCCCTTCCCGGAAGAGTATCTGGGCCAAATCACGAACGTCTTCAAAGAGGCCTTCGGACACGAACTGGGCCAGTCCAAGCTGGTGGTGGAAGGCCGCATTTTCCCCGAGGAAATCTGCCTGCGCGTCGGCTTTCGCGAGCCGCAGACTTTGCGCCAAAATAACTTCGAAATTTCGGCGGATTTCGATCCCGCGCACGAAAACGCGATCGAAAAAATCTACAGCTGCATCGATGGCGCCGCCTCACTTTTGGCGTCTTATTTCGAGGGCGAAGCCCGCGAAAAACTCCCGGTCGACTGGAAACCCTTCAAATTCGAAAAGCAGGTCCTGTACTTCCAATTCTCGACCGTGAACACGGACCTGGAAAACGAAGCGGACCGCCTCTTGGGCCTGACCTCGGTCAGCCTCTACAACGACGAAGAAGGCGAAGACCCCGAAGTCCTGCACTGAGGTAGCCGCTGACTTGTTGAAACGCGCTGCGAATAAAAAACCCGGGGAGACCCGGGCTTTTTATTTTTCGAATTGTGACTGCGCCCGTGGGCCGCGGCGCGTTTCAACAAGTGAGCGGCTAGGCGCCCCCGGCGACCTTAGAACTCTTCCTCTTCGGTCGACATCCCGGCCTCGGTGACGCCGCGGACCTCGTCGATGTAGGTTTGTGCTTCGTCCTCGAACTCGTTCTCGTTCGCACTTTCGTCGATTTCGAGCTCCGCAATCGCGGCTTGGAAGTCCTTCTCCGTTTTCAGATCACGGCGGATCATCTCGAGGAACTTATCCGGATAACGTGCGGTCAACTCCTCAACGTAACGTTCGAGTTTGCCGTCGACCAAAATTTTGCGACGGACTTGGATGCGCTTCCAGAGCAGCAGATAGTGGTAACGGCAGTAGCCATCGACCATCGCGGCCTGGTCGCACTCTTTCACTTTGCAGTAACGGCGGCCTTCGGCATCGGTCAGAATGATCTCGTCATCCGCGGGCGGAGGCGCTGAGGCCTCCACATCATCCGAATCGACATCCGTTTCTTCAGCGACTTCCTCTTCGGCGACCTCTTCGGTTTCGTCGAACTCCTCAAGATCGGGAAGGTCCTCACCGCCCCCCTCTTCAGGTTCGGGGAGATACTCTTCTTCGTCGCGACGGCCCTTGGGAGCCTTCGCGCCTTTGGCCTTTTTGCCGCCATTGGCTTTAGCCCCCGCCGCAGGGGCCGGAGCGGCCGCCTTCACGCCGAGCTTCGTCAAAACCTTATCGAAGATTCCCTTTTTCGGGGCCGCCGCGGATGCGGCCTCTGCCTTTTTGGGCTTCGCGTTAGGAGCGGGCTTTGCCGCTTTCGCAGGCGCCTTAGCAGGTTTTGCCGCCTTGACGGGCGTTTTAGCCGGAGTTTTCGACTTTACGCTCGGTTTTGCGGCAGTTTTCGCGGGAGCTTTCTTCGTGGGTTTTGCCATGCGGTCATCGTTGGACGATTTCACGACCTCTGTCAATAGGGCGAAATCACTATTCTCGAACGACGATGTTCCCGCGAGTCGCGACGACTTCGACGCGACCGCCGTCGCCGCCCTTCACCCGCCCGCGCAGAACCTGCGCGCCCCGGTCCTTTCCCGCACGCAGGGTGCGGCTTCCGGTGATGTCGCCTTCTTCACTGCGCAGAACGAGCAACGAACCGGAATTTTTCGTATCGAGCGTGACCCGACCGCTGCCCGTTTTCACCGCGGCCTCGGTTTCGTTGACGAGCCCCAAGGTCACGCCGCCCTCATCCGCTTCGCCTTCGATGCG belongs to Pseudobdellovibrionaceae bacterium and includes:
- a CDS encoding gamma carbonic anhydrase family protein; the encoded protein is MSWIRTVRGFTPRIHPSVFLAENAAIIGDVEIQEKSSIWYNVTIRGDVMPIKIGRESNVQDGSVIHGTYGKFGTTLGNRVTIGHMVMLHGCSVGENGLIGMGAVLMDGVSIGADSIVGAGTLVTEGKSFPPRSLILGRPGKLVRELTDEELQRLQHSADNYLLYQTWYQAES
- the miaB gene encoding tRNA (N6-isopentenyl adenosine(37)-C2)-methylthiotransferase MiaB, encoding MTDVPGTPENTVGAVTPAQNSKSLTPAIERGVYVSTYGCQMNVNDTERMYSLLEMQNYTPVTSPEQAELIIINSCSVREKPVHKVYSEVGKFRKLKERNPNVKVGVGGCVGSHEKENLIKSAPIIDFVFGTDNIDQLPEIIGRLESGKVVETRFQHRAPYHVETLARAPGVSTFVNITKGCDNFCTFCVVPYTRGREKSRPLQHVINDVKALVKRGVKEVTCLGQNVNSYESECGADFADLLEALATQTEIERIRFTTSHPKDFDQKLVEVMYRNQPKVCEYVHLPFQSGNSRILNLMNRGYTREEYLEKIAMIRKAIPNVVLSTDIIVGFPGETEEEFLDTISLVEEVGFETIFAFKYSPRKLTKAARFDGQIDEDTKSDRLDRLFKAHDVWAKNDAEKYVGQTLDILVEKMDENRGNLSGRSTQNKLTYFTGPKELIGQTIPIKILRAFPAVLHGERVLNG